Proteins co-encoded in one Benincasa hispida cultivar B227 unplaced genomic scaffold, ASM972705v1 Contig55, whole genome shotgun sequence genomic window:
- the LOC120069707 gene encoding uncharacterized protein LOC120069707 has product MEMEPIRPAVKKKLWNVLRAVVFMLRKGLSKSKIAFDLHLMLKRSKIAGKAIANLVEFHHGSAFSCQTIDIANSYISTRDYEFSCSNSPATAYPFRYFNKKLRKQHYFPKSYRYDDFSTVTAVQRVLDILHTDQKSEASPLVSLPGFGKSPLVVRQLRVTDSPFSLKDDGDSQFVDKAAEEFIKKFYTDLRLERSSAAFESPYRNTLCR; this is encoded by the coding sequence ATGGAAATGGAGCCGATTCGTCCGGCAGTGAAGAAGAAGCTATGGAACGTATTGCGAGCGGTTGTGTTCATGTTGAGGAAAGGATTAAGCAAAAGCAAGATTGCATTCGATCTTCATTTAATGCTCAAACGAAGCAAAATCGCTGGAAAAGCGATTGCGAATCTCGTCGAATTTCATCACGGATCTGCTTTCAGTTGCCAAACGATCGATATCGCCAATTCGTACATCTCAACGCGCGATTATGAATTCAGTTGCAGTAACAGTCCTGCTACAGCATATCCGTTCCGTTACTTCAACAAAAAACTTCGAAAACAACACTATTTCCCCAAATCTTACCGCTACGATGATTTCTCCACCGTTACGGCAGTTCAAAGAGTTCTCGATATTCTTCACACCGATCAGAAATCCGAAGCGTCGCCGTTAGTGTCGTTGCCTGGATTTGGAAAGAGTCCGTTAGTCGTACGGCAATTGCGTGTTACAGATTCGCCGTTTTCTCTAAAAGACGACGGTGATAGTCAGTTCGTCGACAAAGCAGCGGAGGAATTCATCAAGAAATTCTACACGGATCTACGGCTGGAAAGAAGTTCAGCGGCGTTTGAATCGCCGTATCGGAACACACTTTGCCGATGA